One window of the Perca fluviatilis chromosome 5, GENO_Pfluv_1.0, whole genome shotgun sequence genome contains the following:
- the wnt1 gene encoding protein Wnt-1, translating into MRSLALLLGVKAACILLVSSLSGTGAVNNSGRWWGIVNVASSSNLLTNSKNVQLVLDPSLALLSRRQRRLIRQNPGILHAIAAGLHTAIKECKWQFRNRRWNCPTTHSPAVFGKIVNRGCRETAFVFAITSAGVTHAVARSCSEGAIESCTCDYRRRGPGGPDWHWGGCSDNVDFGRMFSREFVDSSERGRDLRYLTNLHNNEAGRMTVSSEMRQECKCHGMSGSCTVRTCWMRLPSFRTVGDFLKDRFDGASRVIYANKGSNRASHRADPRHLEPENPAHKPPSAMDLVYFEKSPNFCSYNGKTGTLGTSGRTCNSSSPGLDGCELLCCGRGFKTWTESVTERCHCTFHWCCHVSCLNCTSTRTLHQCL; encoded by the exons ATGAGGAGTCTGGCGCTGCTGTTAGGGGTGAAAGCCGCCTGCATCCTGCTGGTGTCTTCGCTCTCAGGCACAGGGGCCGTCAACAACAGCGGCCGGTGGTG GGGAATTGTCAATGTGGCCTCCTCATCCAACCTCCTCACCAATTCCAAAAACGTGCAGTTGGTCCTGGACCCAAGCCTGGCCCTACTGAGTCGTCGCCAACGGCGGCTGATTCGGCAGAATCCTGGCATCTTGCACGCCATCGCCGCTGGGCTGCACACTGCCATAAAGGAGTGCAAGTGGCAGTTCCGCAACCGCCGCTGGAACTGCCCGACCACCCACAGCCCAGCAGTTTTTGGGAAAATTGTCAATCGTG GTTGCCGAGAGACAGCATTTGTATTTGCCATTACCAGTGCAGGGGTGACCCACGCTGTGGCTCGCTCCTGTTCAGAAGGGGCCATTGAGTCGTGCACATGCGATTACCGCCGCAGAGGTCCTGGAGGGCCAGACTGGCACTGGGGGGGCTGCAGTGACAATGTAGACTTTGGCCGGATGTTCAGCCGTGAGTTTGTGGACTCCAGCGAGAGGGGCAGAGATCTGCGCTACCTCACCAACCTACACAACAATGAGGCTGGCAGAATG ACTGTGTCATCGGAGATGCGTCAAGAGTGTAAGTGCCATGGCATGTCAGGCTCCTGCACCGTGCGCACCTGTTGGATGCGCCTGCCCAGCTTCCGCACAGTGGGAGACTTCCTTAAGGACCGGTTTGATGGTGCATCCAGAGTTATCTATGCCAACAAGGGAAGCAACCGTGCCTCTCACAGAGCTGACCCCCGACATCTGGAGCCTGAAAACCCGGCACACAAACCCCCATCTGCCATGGACCTGGTCTATTTTGAGAAATCACCAAACTTCTGCTCCTACAATGGCAAAACGGGCACTTTGGGAACTTCTGGGAGAACATGCAACAGCTCTTCCCCAGGCCTGGATGGATGTGAGCTGCTCTGCTGTGGACGTGGGTTTAAGACCTGGACTGAGAGTGTGACTGAACGTTGCCACTGCACCTTCCACTGGTGCTGTCATGTCAGCTGCTTGAACTGCACCAGTACACGAACGTTACACCAGTGTCTATGA